GGCagacacaaggccctgggttcaagccatAGCTTTGCCACcgaaagaaggaggggagggggaggcggggagaaggaggagggagaggtggggaggaggaggagaagaaggagaagggggagaaggagaaggaggaggaggaggaggaggaggaggaggaggagaaggagaagaaaaagaggaggaggaggaggaggaggaggaggaggaggaggaggaggagaagaagaagaagaagaagaagaagaagaagaagaagaagaagaagaagaagaagaagaagaagaagaagaagaagaagaagaagaagaagaagaagaagaagaagaaatgtttgtAAAAATCCATGTGTTAGGGCTGGAGAAAGTTGGCTTAGTTGTTAagggctgctctctcagaggacccaggtttgagtccaGCACTTacataacagctcacaactgtaactccagttccagggcttccaatgccctcctctggcctccttgggtaccaggtaCTCAAATGTTacatagacacatgcaggcaaaactcccatatatgtaaaataaaatttgtttttttttaaattttttttttttttctttttttttggagctggggacctaacccagggccttgtgcttgctaggcaagcgctctaccactgagctaaatccccaaccccccccttttttttttaatttttgaggttataatataatcAGCACaatgtcttccttctcttcctctcctccttgctCTTTACTCACTAATCGTTGTCACATGTATAATACATGTCATATGTTTATATGCTTGCTCTTCTGTACAGCATTAGTTagttgtgtatgttttcagggaagACCATTGTACCCAACTGATAACCAactgatgtgctcttccctgaggaagactctTTGACCcccaaagagattttttttaaaaggtccaTATactgagctgggcagtggtgacacacgcctttaaccccagcattcgggaggcagaagctTGTGGAGctatgagtttaaggacagcctggtctacagcgtgagttccaggacagcctgagctacactgagagaaactctgtctcggagaaaagaaagaaagaaagatttatagTAACCAACCTTCCTGTCTGCTCACTTAGCCTTCTAGCTGTGCAGTAGTTGGAGAAACTGGGGGATAGAAAGGTCTTGGTTGAAgtcaaagaaaaaggagaaagggaaaaaagtccATAGGCTAAAGGCTTGGTTTCTAGGGTACTCCTACTGGGAGATGGTGGCGTCTTCAGGAGCTGGGTCTAGAGGGAGGTGATTAAGCCATTGGAGCTAGGTCCTTGAGGGCATCCTGGGGCCCcaactctttctctttccttctctctgactcACGTTGTTCATGAGCAGTTTTGTTCCATACAAGTCCCTACCATGATGCACTGCTTCACCTTGTGCTCAGCGCAGCCATCTGGTGATCATGTAGTGCATCCTGCaaactctctctccccctctcccctctccctctccccctctcccccctcttcctctccctctccctccctatccccctccctccccccctcctttcccctccccctcctcccccctctgacaaggtttctgtgtgttaccctggctgtcccagaactcactctatagaccaggctggtcttgaactcagacatccgcctgcctctgcttcccaagtgctggattaaaggaaTCTACCACCCTCCCACACCGCGGTCCCGCCTGGCcgcccttttctttttataacatgATGAGCTCAGACGTTTTGTGATAGATGTGGAAAGCTGGCTCTCACAGCTTTGATTCCACCGAGACCtttctctccttcagtttctccaACTAGTGCACGGCTAGAAGGCTAAGTGAGCAGACAGAGGAAGCTTGGTGGCTGTGAGTCCATGGtcaagacaaaaacagaaatagtgattcatatttaaaatgcttTGGGTGACCACCCACAGCTATGGCCGGGGTAGGCGCTGCTTTCTGCCGCCTAGGTGCCTTGTCCAGAGCTGGGGCCTTGAGTTTGGCCACCTACggggcacacagcacacagtttCCGGATGCCTACGGGAAGGAGCTCTTTGACAAGGCCAACAAACACCACTTTTTGCACAGCCTGGCCCTGTTAGGGGTACCCTATTGCAGAAAACCTGTCTGGGCAGGGTTGCTGCTAGCTTCTGGAACTACCTTATTCTGCACCAGCTTTTACTACCAGGCTCTGAGTGGAGACACTAGCATCCAGACTCTGGGGCCTGTTCGAGGGAGCATGCTGATCTTGGGCTGGCTTGCCTTGGCTTTTTAAGGTCTCTTGTTTAAGTGCCCAGTCCTGGCTTTTCTGGGTAATTGGGTgcagagggaaaggagaatgttgaagcagaaaagaaattaaaagaaaaaggcttaaaATGCTTTGAACTGGATtgcagctcaggggtagagcacttgcctagtaagtaCACTGAGCCGACCAACACTGGCCATGGTGGGATGCACCTCTCAGCACTctgtagacagaggcaggaggatatctgtgagttcacagctagcctggtctacatgtggagttccaggccagtcagggctgcatagtgagctcttgtctcaagcaaaacaaaggaaaataacaacCTAGGAAAACAAAACGGA
The genomic region above belongs to Rattus rattus isolate New Zealand chromosome 9, Rrattus_CSIRO_v1, whole genome shotgun sequence and contains:
- the LOC116909733 gene encoding transmembrane protein 256-like → MAGVGAAFCRLGALSRAGALSLATYGAHSTQFPDAYGKELFDKANKHHFLHSLALLGVPYCRKPVWAGLLLASGTTLFCTSFYYQALSGDTSIQTLGPVRGSMLILGWLALAF